The proteins below come from a single Eucalyptus grandis isolate ANBG69807.140 chromosome 3, ASM1654582v1, whole genome shotgun sequence genomic window:
- the LOC104440310 gene encoding ATP-dependent 6-phosphofructokinase 3, with product MDSSSKKIVTGDAGYVLEDVPHFSDYIPDLPTYSNPLQDHPAYSVVKQYFVHDDDTVIQKPIAHKNGPRGLHFRRAGPRQKVYFEPDEVHACIVTCGGLCPGLNTVIREIVCGLHHMYGVKKVLGIDGGYKGFYSRNTVPLTPKVVNDIHKRGGTILGTTRGGHDTSKIVDSIQDRGINQVYIIGGDGTQKGASFIFEEIKRRGLKVAVAGIPKTIDNDIPVIDRSFGFDTAVEEAQRAINAAHVEAESGENGIGLVKVMGRYSGFIAMYATLASRDVDCCLIPESPFYLEGPCGLFEYIERRLKENGHMVIVIAEGAGQELLSESMQSADKKDASGNKLLRDIGLWLSQKIKEHFAKKAKMIINLKHIDPTYMIRAVPSNASDNVYCTLLAQSAVHGAMAGYTGFTSGLVNGRHSYIPFYRITEKQNNVVITDRMWARLLSSTNQPSFMSAKDVIEDKREDEAPTRYFDNQCNLDKSNLVNNEIC from the exons ATGGACAGCAGTTCGAAGAAGATCGTCACCGGCGACGCCGGTTACGTGCTCGAAGACGTCCCCCATTTCTCCGATTACATTCCCGATCTCCCT ACATATTCCAACCCCTTGCAAGACCATCCTGCGTATTCGGTCGTGAA GCAGTATTTTGTTCATGACGACGATACCGTCATCCAAAAG CCTATTGCCCACAAAAACGGTCCAAGAGGTTTACATTTTCGAAGGGCTGGACCTCGTCAAAAG GTCTATTTTGAGCCAGATGAGGTTCACGCATGTATCGTCACGTGTGGAGGTCTCTGTCCAGGGCTCAACACTGTTATCAGGGAGATCGTGTGCGGATTGCACCACATGTATGGTGTGAAGAAAGTTCTTGGAATAGAC GGTGGATACAAGGGCTTTTATTCTCGAAACACGGTCCCCCTTACTCCAAAAGTTGTCAATGATATCCATAAACGCGGTGGGACCATCCTTGGAACTACGCGAGGTGGCCATGATACCTCAAAGATTGTAGACAGCATTCAAGACCGTGGAATAAATCAG GTTTACATAATTGGTGGAGATGGAACTCAAAAGGGCGCATCTTTCATTTTTGAG GAAATTAAGAGACGTGGTCTTAAGGTAGCAGTGGCAGGAATCCCAAAAACCATTGATAATGACATCCCG GTCATAGACAGGTCCTTTGGCTTTGATACTGCTGTTGAAGAAGCTCAACGTGCTATCAATGCTGCACATGTTGAAGCTGAAAGTGGCGAGAATGGCATCGGTCTTGTGAAAGTGATGGGTCGTTATAGTG GGTTCATAGCAATGTATGCTACTCTCGCTAGCAGGGACGTCGACTGTTGCCTCATTCCTGAGTCGCCCTTTTACCTTGAAGGGCCTTGTGGGCTATTTGAGTATATAGAGAGACGACTCAAGGAAAATGGGCACATGGTCATTGTCATTGCTGAAGGTGCAGGGCAGGAGCTTCTTTCTGAGAGCATGCAATCTGCGGATAAGAAGGATGCTTCTGGTAACAAGCTTCTCCGAGATATTGGCCTTTGGCTATCACAGAAGATCAAG GAACATTTTGCCAAGAAGGCTAAAATGATCATAAACCTCAAACATATAG ACCCTACCTACATGATCCGGGCTGTCCCAAGCAATGCCTCTGACAATGTATACTGCACGCTTCTGGCTCAAAGTGCAGTCCATGGAGCAATGGCAGGTTATACCGGCTTTACAAGCGGGCTTGTCAATGGAAGACATTCATACATACCTTTCTAT CGAATCACTGAGAAGCAAAACAACGTTGTGATAACTGATAGAATGTGGGCGAGGCTTCTGTCGTCAACTAACCAGCCTAGCTTTATGAGCGCCAAAGATGTTATCGAGGACAAGAGAGAAGATGAGGCACCGACCCGGTACTTTGATAACCAGTGCAACCTGGATAAGAGTAATTTGGTCAACAATGAGATCTGCTAA